From Cheilinus undulatus linkage group 18, ASM1832078v1, whole genome shotgun sequence, the proteins below share one genomic window:
- the tacc3 gene encoding transforming acidic coiled-coil-containing protein 3 isoform X1, with amino-acid sequence MSSVEVNDENRVVCPGGKQNSSINDIFALDQPTGRPSILRQTENLPSKTVPKGTKVCFQTPRRDPVTKRILSPTKSVKMTSVDECTKAMESLNLDKTNTSPQDATVQLDEPKQEISSYPDDEMPIQSKGGYQLDFDNLDAINPFQGSNKMLLSPAGPVVQNPPPAQSEPQHTKPENISEEPTKTESALDETLPFTPSVENSLVDSSANISSTDSSVITVLRVPPVEEQESCTATPDEKQPADTSANFNQGKGSGSFIEDAPLPAKGSYNLDFDNLDVINPFKTSGSKIQNSPVLQRKAPENDQPVEEIQIKEDKTTHADIAEVAMEVPVQPEMKPIAAAAPISAIAAKPPTAESTSQAADAPVNSGPVKLEFNFDDGGEVKQKPPPKKFGKRPPGLKPKEKKVPSDVKAPEETVVKPEAADVPVPKGSYTFDFDKFDDPNFNPFGTKADVKNSPMCSKKSSPVVMETSVEEQTERPMEKESVSQACAGESIPAAEPKPEPVRESIEDKVASGPNQTFQIEAEQPAEILPEQKSEAELSEWNENFVPGTVFMANDFDGQIDYLEQFGSSSFKESALRKQSLYLKFDPLLRESPKKSAGLAAQAPVPRPAALVTRLETPQKTEKTAQKDDFKLLVDATAPAPPIIEGLTPLFLQPANTEEAIIEVLKYSQKDMDAAIARVQAQGKESEEQWSTKYKKLHDDGQEMRKIIAEFELVIAKMMADQEKEREVSQAKLNEALLEKEQVSSDLNAMERSFSDLFKRLEKYKDVVEGYKKNEETLKACAQDYLARIKKEEQRYQTLKAHAEEKITHANAEIAEVRSKYKAEVSALQAQLRREQLKVQSLEKSLDQKEKEAEELTKLCDELIGKVQRG; translated from the exons ATGAGTTCTGTTGAAGTGAATGATGAAAATCGTGTGGTCTGCCCTGGAGGAAAGCAGAACAGCTCAATTAATGACATTTTTGCCCTGGATCAGCCGACTGGGAGGCCGTCCATCCTGCGCCAGACTGAGAATCTGCCCAGTAAGACCGTGCCAAAGGGGACAAAG GTTTGTTTTCAGACTCCAAGAAGAGATCCTGTGACTAAAAGAATCCTGTCTCCTACCAAGTCTGTTAAGATGACAAGTGTGGATGAGTGTACAAAAGCGATGGAGTCCTTAAATTTGGATAAAACAAA CACTTCACCACAAGATGCCACTGTGCAGCTTGATGAGCCCAAACAAG AAATTTCGTCTTACCCAGATGATGAAATGCCGATTCAAAGCAAAGGAGGCTATCAGTTGGATTTTGACAACCTTGATGCTATCAACCCATTTCAAGGATCTAATAAGATGCTCCTGTCTCCTGCGGGACCTGTTGTCCAGAACCCACCTCCAGCTCAATCTGAACCTCAGCACACTAAACCAGAGAACATCTCAGAGGAGCCCACAAAAACAGAATCAGCACTCGATGAGACACTTCCATTCACTCCGTCTGTGGAAAACTCCCTGGTTGAcagctctgcaaacatcagctccACAGACAGCAGTGTCATCACTGTGCTCAGGGTCCCACCAGTTGAGGAACAAGAATCCTGTACTGCCACACCTGATGAAAAACAGCCTGCTGATACATCAGCAAATTTTAATCAAGGCAAAGGGTCGGGCAGTTTTATTGAAGATGCTCCCCTGCCAGCTAAAGGCTCTTACAATTTGGATTTTGACAACCTTGATGTGATCAATCCCTTCAAAACCAGTGGCTCTAAAATTCAGAACTCCCCTGTACTTCAGAGAAAAGCTCCAGAGAATGACCAGCCTGTGGAGGAGATCCAGATAAAGGAAGATAAAACCACACATGCCGACATAGCTGAGGTGGCCATGGAGGTTCCTGTTCAGCCTGAGATGAAGCCCATAGCTGCAGCTGCCCCAATCTCAGCCATTGCAGCTAAACCTCCAACTGCTGAGTCCACTTCTCAGGCAGCAGATGCCCCAGTCAACAGTGGACCAGTCAAACTCGAGTTTAATTTTGACGATGGTGGTGAGGTCAAACAGAAGCCTCCACCtaaaaaatttggcaaaagaCCACCTGGTTTAAAacctaaagaaaaaaaggtgccATCTGATGTCAAAGCACCAGAAGAAACTGTAGTGAAGCCTGAAGCAGCTGATGTACCAGTTCCTAAAGGGTCTTATACTTTTGACTTTGACAAGTTTGATGACCCCAACTTCAACCCCTTTGGCACAAAAGCAGATGTGAAGAACTCTCCAATGTGCAGCAAGAAATCCAGCCCTGTGGTCATGGAAACTTCTGTTGAGGAGCAAACGGAGAGGCCTATGGAGAAGGAATCTGTGTCACAAGCATG TGCTGGAGAGAGCATCCCAGCTGCTGAACCCAAACCTGAACCAGTGAGAGAA AGCATTGAAGACAAGGTCGCCTCTGGCCCTAACCAGACATTTCAGATTGAAGCTGAACAACCAGCAGAGATCCTCCCTGAGCAGAAGTCAGAGGCCGAACTCTCAGAATGGAATGAGAATTTTGTTCCTGGAACTGTGT TCATGGCCAATGACTTTGATGGACAGATTGATTACCTTGAACAGTTCGGGTCCAGCAGT TTCAAGGAGTCTGCATTAAGAAAACAGTCGTTGTACCTTAAATTCGACCCTCTTCTCAGAGAGAGCCCAAAGAAGTCTGCAGGCCTGGCTGCTCAGGCCCCCGTTCCTCGTCCAGCGGCCCTTGTTACACG GCTTGAGACTCCACAGAAGACAGAAAAGACTGCACAAAAGGATGATTTCAAATTGCTGGTTGATGCTACAGCACCT GCTCCTCCAATCATTGAGGGTCTCACCCCTCTTTTCCTCCAGCCAGCGAACACAGAGGAGGCCATTATTGAAGTGTTGAAGTACAGTCAGAAAGACATGGATGCTGCCATCGCAAGAGTCCAGGCGCAG GGGAAAGAAAGTGAAGAGCAATGGAGCACAAAGTATAAAAAGCTTCATGATGATGGCCAGGAGATGAG gaaaatAATTGCAGAATTTGAGCTTGTGATTGCAAAAATGATGG CCGATCAGGAGAAGGAAAGGGAGGTGTCCCAGGCAAAGCTCAACGAAGCTTTGTTAGAGAAGGAGCAGGTGTCCAGCGACCTCAACGCTATGGAGAGATCTTTCTCCGACCTTTTTAAAAGACTGGAGAAGTACAAGGATGTTGTTGAAGGTTACAAAAAG AATGAGGAGACCCTGAAAGCCTGTGCTCAGGACTATCTGGCAAGGATCAAAAAGGAGGAGCAGCGCTATCAGACTCTGAAAGCTCACGCTGAGGAGAAAATTACCCA TGCAAATGCAGAAATTGCTGAGGTGAGGTCCAAATACAAGGCTGAGGTGTCTGCACTTCAAGCCCAGCTGCGCCGGGAGCAGCTGAAGGTGCAGTCCCTGGAGAAGAGCCTAGACCAGAAG GAGAAGGAGGCAGAGGAGCTAACCAAACTTTGTGATGAACTGATCGGCAAAGTCCAGAGGGGTTGA
- the LOC121525884 gene encoding fibroblast growth factor receptor-like 1 isoform X2: MKLSLDSMGTLKIVLFFFEAFLLTNCARGPPRVSEKVAHRQTARLGSAIKLPCPVEGDPPPLIMWTKDGRNIHSGWIRFRILRMGLKIKEVEADDTGTYICKATNGFGSVNINYTLIVIDDSGSDKKAPGAPEAAESDLGTDGTLEKFVRPRFTHPAKMRKRVIARPVGSSVRLKCMASGNPRPDIIWLKDDRPLTEQEVGEGRQKKWTLSLRNLMPEHSGRYTCRVSNRAGEINATYKVEVIQRTNSKPVLTGTHPVNTTVDFGGTTSFQCKVRSDVKPVIQWLKRVESNEESRYNSTIEVGDHRFVVLPTGEVWSRPDGSYLNKLLITRAKEDDAGMYICLGANTMGYSFRSAFLTVLPDTKPPITPVFSPASSSLPWPVIIGIPAGIVFIFGTVLLWFCQSRKHCPPPSPPTATTAQVLHSSHRLPHRERDRGCMAPSSSSSSPEKDCMSSMNYEEYLAQQQLLLSQGGPTIPPKIYPKIYTDIHTHTHSHVDGKVHQHQHIHFQC; encoded by the exons GACCTCCAAGAGTGTCAGAGAAGGTtgctcacagacagacagccagGCTGGGAAGTGCCATCAAGCTGCCCTGTCCGGTAGAAGGAGATCCCCCACCCCTCATAATGTGGACCAAAGATGGGCGCAATATCCATAGTGGCTGGATCCGTTTCCGCATCCTGCGTATGGGCCTTAAAATCAAGGAGGTAGAAGCAGATGACACAGGGACCTACATCTGCAAAGCCACTAATGGCTTTGGTAGTGTGAACATCAACTACACACTCATTGTCATTG ACGACTCAGGCTCTGATAAAAAAGCACCAGGGGCGCCTGAAGCAGCAGAGTCTGACCTGGGCACTGATGGCACATTAGAAAAATTTG TGCGTCCTCGCTTCACCCACCCTgctaaaatgagaaaaagagtTATCGCTCGTCCTGTGGGCAGCTCAGTGCGCCTAAAATGCATGGCCAGTGGAAATCCTCGACCAGACATCATCTGGCTGAAGGACGACAGGCCGCTCACAGAGCAGGAGGTTGGCGAGGGCCGTCAGAAGAAATGGACTCTAAGTCTGAGGAACCTGATGCCTGAGCACAGCGGCAGATACACCTGCAGGGTCTCTAATCGGGCTGGGGAAATCAATGCCACGTACAAAGTTGAAGTTATAC AGAGGACAAACTCAAAGCCTGTTTTGACAGGCACTCACCCAGTCAACACCACAGTGGACTTCGGCGGCACCACGTCATTCCAGTGCAAAGTGAGGAGTGATGTGAAGCCAGTCATTCAGTGGCTCAAGCGAGTTGAATCTAACGAGGAGAGCCGCTACAACTCCACCATCGAGGTGGGCGACCACCGATTTGTTGTGCTGCCTACAGGCGAGGTGTGGTCACGACCCGACGGCTCCTACCTCAACAAGCTGCTCATTACCCGCGCCAAGGAGGACGATGCCGGCATGTACATCTGCTTAGGCGCCAACACTATGGGCTACAGCTTCCGCAGCGCCTTCCTCACTGTGCTGCCAG ACACGAAGCCCCCCATCACGCCGGTGTTCTCTCCGGCCTCCAGCTCTCTCCCCTGGCCCGTCATCATCGGCATCCCCGCTGGGATAGTCTTCATCTTTGGCACGGTGCTGCTGTGGTTCTGCCAGAGCCGAAAACACTGCCCCCCTCCCAGCCCTCCCACAGCCACCACAGCACAGGTGCTTCATAGCTCCCACCGGCTGCCGCATCGAGAGCGGGATCGAGGCTGCATGGCTCcgtcctccagctcctccagccCGGAGAAAGACTGCATGAGCTCCATGAACTATGAGGAGTACCTGGCACAGCAACAGCTCCTCCTCAGCCAGGGAGGACCAACAATCCCACCCAAAATCTACCCTAAAATCTACACtgacattcacacacacactcactcccATGTGGATGGCAAAGTACATCAGCATCAACACATTCATTTCCAGTGTTAG
- the tacc3 gene encoding transforming acidic coiled-coil-containing protein 3 isoform X2, with product MSSVEVNDENRVVCPGGKQNSSINDIFALDQPTGRPSILRQTENLPSKTVPKGTKVCFQTPRRDPVTKRILSPTKSVKMTSVDECTKAMESLNLDKTNTSPQDATVQLDEPKQEISSYPDDEMPIQSKGGYQLDFDNLDAINPFQGSNKMLLSPAGPVVQNPPPAQSEPQHTKPENISEEPTKTESALDETLPFTPSVENSLVDSSANISSTDSSVITVLRVPPVEEQESCTATPDEKQPADTSANFNQGKGSGSFIEDAPLPAKGSYNLDFDNLDVINPFKTSGSKIQNSPVLQRKAPENDQPVEEIQIKEDKTTHADIAEVAMEVPVQPEMKPIAAAAPISAIAAKPPTAESTSQAADAPVNSGPVKLEFNFDDGGEVKQKPPPKKFGKRPPGLKPKEKKVPSDVKAPEETVVKPEAADVPVPKGSYTFDFDKFDDPNFNPFGTKADVKNSPMCSKKSSPVVMETSVEEQTERPMEKESVSQACAGESIPAAEPKPEPSIEDKVASGPNQTFQIEAEQPAEILPEQKSEAELSEWNENFVPGTVFMANDFDGQIDYLEQFGSSSFKESALRKQSLYLKFDPLLRESPKKSAGLAAQAPVPRPAALVTRLETPQKTEKTAQKDDFKLLVDATAPAPPIIEGLTPLFLQPANTEEAIIEVLKYSQKDMDAAIARVQAQGKESEEQWSTKYKKLHDDGQEMRKIIAEFELVIAKMMADQEKEREVSQAKLNEALLEKEQVSSDLNAMERSFSDLFKRLEKYKDVVEGYKKNEETLKACAQDYLARIKKEEQRYQTLKAHAEEKITHANAEIAEVRSKYKAEVSALQAQLRREQLKVQSLEKSLDQKEKEAEELTKLCDELIGKVQRG from the exons ATGAGTTCTGTTGAAGTGAATGATGAAAATCGTGTGGTCTGCCCTGGAGGAAAGCAGAACAGCTCAATTAATGACATTTTTGCCCTGGATCAGCCGACTGGGAGGCCGTCCATCCTGCGCCAGACTGAGAATCTGCCCAGTAAGACCGTGCCAAAGGGGACAAAG GTTTGTTTTCAGACTCCAAGAAGAGATCCTGTGACTAAAAGAATCCTGTCTCCTACCAAGTCTGTTAAGATGACAAGTGTGGATGAGTGTACAAAAGCGATGGAGTCCTTAAATTTGGATAAAACAAA CACTTCACCACAAGATGCCACTGTGCAGCTTGATGAGCCCAAACAAG AAATTTCGTCTTACCCAGATGATGAAATGCCGATTCAAAGCAAAGGAGGCTATCAGTTGGATTTTGACAACCTTGATGCTATCAACCCATTTCAAGGATCTAATAAGATGCTCCTGTCTCCTGCGGGACCTGTTGTCCAGAACCCACCTCCAGCTCAATCTGAACCTCAGCACACTAAACCAGAGAACATCTCAGAGGAGCCCACAAAAACAGAATCAGCACTCGATGAGACACTTCCATTCACTCCGTCTGTGGAAAACTCCCTGGTTGAcagctctgcaaacatcagctccACAGACAGCAGTGTCATCACTGTGCTCAGGGTCCCACCAGTTGAGGAACAAGAATCCTGTACTGCCACACCTGATGAAAAACAGCCTGCTGATACATCAGCAAATTTTAATCAAGGCAAAGGGTCGGGCAGTTTTATTGAAGATGCTCCCCTGCCAGCTAAAGGCTCTTACAATTTGGATTTTGACAACCTTGATGTGATCAATCCCTTCAAAACCAGTGGCTCTAAAATTCAGAACTCCCCTGTACTTCAGAGAAAAGCTCCAGAGAATGACCAGCCTGTGGAGGAGATCCAGATAAAGGAAGATAAAACCACACATGCCGACATAGCTGAGGTGGCCATGGAGGTTCCTGTTCAGCCTGAGATGAAGCCCATAGCTGCAGCTGCCCCAATCTCAGCCATTGCAGCTAAACCTCCAACTGCTGAGTCCACTTCTCAGGCAGCAGATGCCCCAGTCAACAGTGGACCAGTCAAACTCGAGTTTAATTTTGACGATGGTGGTGAGGTCAAACAGAAGCCTCCACCtaaaaaatttggcaaaagaCCACCTGGTTTAAAacctaaagaaaaaaaggtgccATCTGATGTCAAAGCACCAGAAGAAACTGTAGTGAAGCCTGAAGCAGCTGATGTACCAGTTCCTAAAGGGTCTTATACTTTTGACTTTGACAAGTTTGATGACCCCAACTTCAACCCCTTTGGCACAAAAGCAGATGTGAAGAACTCTCCAATGTGCAGCAAGAAATCCAGCCCTGTGGTCATGGAAACTTCTGTTGAGGAGCAAACGGAGAGGCCTATGGAGAAGGAATCTGTGTCACAAGCATG TGCTGGAGAGAGCATCCCAGCTGCTGAACCCAAACCTGAACCA AGCATTGAAGACAAGGTCGCCTCTGGCCCTAACCAGACATTTCAGATTGAAGCTGAACAACCAGCAGAGATCCTCCCTGAGCAGAAGTCAGAGGCCGAACTCTCAGAATGGAATGAGAATTTTGTTCCTGGAACTGTGT TCATGGCCAATGACTTTGATGGACAGATTGATTACCTTGAACAGTTCGGGTCCAGCAGT TTCAAGGAGTCTGCATTAAGAAAACAGTCGTTGTACCTTAAATTCGACCCTCTTCTCAGAGAGAGCCCAAAGAAGTCTGCAGGCCTGGCTGCTCAGGCCCCCGTTCCTCGTCCAGCGGCCCTTGTTACACG GCTTGAGACTCCACAGAAGACAGAAAAGACTGCACAAAAGGATGATTTCAAATTGCTGGTTGATGCTACAGCACCT GCTCCTCCAATCATTGAGGGTCTCACCCCTCTTTTCCTCCAGCCAGCGAACACAGAGGAGGCCATTATTGAAGTGTTGAAGTACAGTCAGAAAGACATGGATGCTGCCATCGCAAGAGTCCAGGCGCAG GGGAAAGAAAGTGAAGAGCAATGGAGCACAAAGTATAAAAAGCTTCATGATGATGGCCAGGAGATGAG gaaaatAATTGCAGAATTTGAGCTTGTGATTGCAAAAATGATGG CCGATCAGGAGAAGGAAAGGGAGGTGTCCCAGGCAAAGCTCAACGAAGCTTTGTTAGAGAAGGAGCAGGTGTCCAGCGACCTCAACGCTATGGAGAGATCTTTCTCCGACCTTTTTAAAAGACTGGAGAAGTACAAGGATGTTGTTGAAGGTTACAAAAAG AATGAGGAGACCCTGAAAGCCTGTGCTCAGGACTATCTGGCAAGGATCAAAAAGGAGGAGCAGCGCTATCAGACTCTGAAAGCTCACGCTGAGGAGAAAATTACCCA TGCAAATGCAGAAATTGCTGAGGTGAGGTCCAAATACAAGGCTGAGGTGTCTGCACTTCAAGCCCAGCTGCGCCGGGAGCAGCTGAAGGTGCAGTCCCTGGAGAAGAGCCTAGACCAGAAG GAGAAGGAGGCAGAGGAGCTAACCAAACTTTGTGATGAACTGATCGGCAAAGTCCAGAGGGGTTGA